Proteins encoded in a region of the Oncorhynchus gorbuscha isolate QuinsamMale2020 ecotype Even-year linkage group LG16, OgorEven_v1.0, whole genome shotgun sequence genome:
- the jpt2 gene encoding jupiter microtubule associated homolog 2 isoform X1: protein MTSTNMFSGLDNGAKPSSRVLRPPGGGSSDLFGGYEEEAAASRRPHKMASNLFAPPEPQGVIRRTNPPGGKSSGIFGSPDAPAEQRRPVVPSGGNTSNIFGGLESAPPSVKAHSNKPKDNISVGESPMPIPEPPAPLPKASLAKEVKEENVASPPPTPTKVAVEPAPAPLAKKPEPEASLSELSLKDHEPHLGPRPRSHNKVLNPQGGKSSVVFY from the exons ATGACTTCGACGAACATGTTTTCAGGACTCGATAATGGCGCAAAGCCAAGTTCAAG AGTCTTGCGTCCCCCCGGAGGTGGCTCCAGCGACCTGTTCGGTGGCTACGAGGAAGAAGCAGCTGCGTCGAGACGGCCCCACAAGATGGCCTCCAACCTTTTTGCCCCGCCAGAGCCCCAGGGTGTCATCAGACGAACCAACCCCCCAG GAGGTAAAAGCAGTGGGATATTTGGTTCTCCAGATGCCCCAGCCGAGCAACGGAGACCCGTAGTACCCTCAGGCGGCAACACCAGCAACATATTCGGGGGGTTAGAGAGTGCCCCTCCCTCGGTCAAAGCCCATTCCAACAAGCCAAAG GACAATATTTCTGTTGGTGAAAGTCCCATGCCCATACCCGAGCCCCCAG CTCCTCTGCCAAAGGCGAGCCTGGCCAAGGAGGTGAAGGAAGAGAACGTTgcctcccctccccccacacccACCAAAGTAGCAGTGGAACCTGCACCTGCTCCCTTGGCCAAGAAGCCAGAGCCAGAGGCCTCCCTTAGTGAGCTCTCACTGAAGGACCACGAGCCCCACCTCGGCCCTCGCCCCCGCTCCCACAACAAGGTCCTTAACCCCCAAGGGGGGAAGTCTAGCGTGGTCTTTTACTGA
- the jpt2 gene encoding jupiter microtubule associated homolog 2 isoform X2, with translation MTSTNMFSGLDNGAKPSSRVLRPPGGGSSDLFGGYEEEAAASRRPHKMASNLFAPPEPQGVIRRTNPPDAPAEQRRPVVPSGGNTSNIFGGLESAPPSVKAHSNKPKDNISVGESPMPIPEPPAPLPKASLAKEVKEENVASPPPTPTKVAVEPAPAPLAKKPEPEASLSELSLKDHEPHLGPRPRSHNKVLNPQGGKSSVVFY, from the exons ATGACTTCGACGAACATGTTTTCAGGACTCGATAATGGCGCAAAGCCAAGTTCAAG AGTCTTGCGTCCCCCCGGAGGTGGCTCCAGCGACCTGTTCGGTGGCTACGAGGAAGAAGCAGCTGCGTCGAGACGGCCCCACAAGATGGCCTCCAACCTTTTTGCCCCGCCAGAGCCCCAGGGTGTCATCAGACGAACCAACCCCCCAG ATGCCCCAGCCGAGCAACGGAGACCCGTAGTACCCTCAGGCGGCAACACCAGCAACATATTCGGGGGGTTAGAGAGTGCCCCTCCCTCGGTCAAAGCCCATTCCAACAAGCCAAAG GACAATATTTCTGTTGGTGAAAGTCCCATGCCCATACCCGAGCCCCCAG CTCCTCTGCCAAAGGCGAGCCTGGCCAAGGAGGTGAAGGAAGAGAACGTTgcctcccctccccccacacccACCAAAGTAGCAGTGGAACCTGCACCTGCTCCCTTGGCCAAGAAGCCAGAGCCAGAGGCCTCCCTTAGTGAGCTCTCACTGAAGGACCACGAGCCCCACCTCGGCCCTCGCCCCCGCTCCCACAACAAGGTCCTTAACCCCCAAGGGGGGAAGTCTAGCGTGGTCTTTTACTGA